DNA from Castellaniella sp. MT123:
CAAACTGGTCTTCATGGTCGGGGGGGAGGCGGCCAACTTCGTCCGTGCCGAACTCGTGCTGCGCCATATGGGCAGTTCGGTCGTGCATGTGGGCGCCGCAGGTACCGGGCAGTCCATGAAGGCCTGCAACAACATGATGGCCGGCATGACCGCCATCACGCTCAGCGAAACGCTGGCGCTGGCGCGGCGGCTGGGGCTGGACGACCAGAAGGTCTACGACGTCATGACACATGCCTCCGGCAATTGCTGGATGCTGCAGTCCTATTGCCCGGTTCCGGGGCCGGTGCCCGGTGCGCCGTCCAATCGCGACTATGCGCCGGGCTTTGCAATGGCCTTGATGCTGAAGGACATGCGCTTGTCCCAGAAGGCGGCGCAGGCCGTCGACTACGAGACCCCGTTCGCGGCGCGTGCCACGCAGATGTATGAAGACGCAGTGGCCCAGGGCCATGGCGGACGCGACTTCAGCTATATGTTCAAGATCGTGTCGGGCGAGGACTGATCCGTTGAGTGGATCCGCGCATCCGGCCCCGGGTGTGCGGACCCGCCGAACG
Protein-coding regions in this window:
- the mmsB gene encoding 3-hydroxyisobutyrate dehydrogenase, which gives rise to MTTIAFIGLGHMGTPMSKNLLKAGYDVIGFDLAQDALASLVQSGGRAASSIADAVRGADAVITMVPTGTHVRQVYEGDAGILAHARRDALLIDSSTIDVETSRVVHALAAGQGFAMVDAPVSGAVPAAEAGKLVFMVGGEAANFVRAELVLRHMGSSVVHVGAAGTGQSMKACNNMMAGMTAITLSETLALARRLGLDDQKVYDVMTHASGNCWMLQSYCPVPGPVPGAPSNRDYAPGFAMALMLKDMRLSQKAAQAVDYETPFAARATQMYEDAVAQGHGGRDFSYMFKIVSGED